The Fibrobacter sp. region ACTGGATTCGAACCAGCGGCCACCTGAACCCCATTCAGGTGCGCTACCAGACTGCGCTACGTCCCGACTAAAGTCTGATTAAAATAAATCATCGCAGATTAATCAGCAAGGAAGGGAAGCAGAGGATGCTTTCTTTTTCTGGATCCGAAGGTCCCGCTCTTTCCTGCTCAGACGACATCCGCAGTAATCCTGACGATAAAGACCCAGTTCCTTGCTCAATAGAACACTCTTCCGGAAACCATCATTTTTTTTCAGGTTCAGACACTCATAGGTGATTCCATATTCAACAGCGGATGCTGATCCGGTTTCATTGAGCAATGTTATGCTCTTATGCGGGCTGACACTCATTACTGTTGAGAAAAGCTTTCCACCGGTTTTTTTGCAGAAATCTGCGGTTCTGCGAAGCCGTAGAAGAAAACACCGGCGGCAGCGCTCACCGCCTTCAGGAGTATCGGCAAAGGGTGCGATGCTTTCTTCCCATGATTGTGGATCGTATTTGTCAGCTTCCAGTGGAATACCGTAATGTGCAGCGACCTTTTTTGCTTCTTCCAGCCTGAGATTGTACTCTTCTTCGCGGTCAATGTTTGGGTTGCAGAAAAAACCTCTGATATTATACTGATCTCGGAGAGTATGTACTCCCCAGGCTTCATCAGGGGCACAGCAGATGTGAAGAACCAGATCCGGTCTGGAGTTTTCATCACTCATATTATCCTCCTGATGCTTTCACTTTCCTGGTAAGAGAGCGCGTTCCGGCATAGGCGCCGATCGCTCCTCCTGCTATAACAGCAAGGAAAATAATGCCGCTTATTCCCCAGAGCAAATATAATGGTACAGTGCTCAGAAGCAAAATCAAAATGGCTGACCCGATGATGAATTTGCGCAGATAATGGGAAAAAACATAGTCGCGGTAATCACCCGAACGTCCGAAAAACCTCAGCAGACGAATACTCTCCTGAGCCCATTTACTTTTCATTCTCTTATGATGTGCAAACTCATTCATCACCTCATTCCACCCATTATCCTCTACATAATTGAAGAGGAAGGGCAGGGAGTACCCGGCATGCCCCCTTTCAAGCATTATGTCAACCATTGGGGGAATAAGTTCCTTTTCTCCGGGCATGCTCTTGTATGCCTTGTTAAGAAAATGAAAAGACTTTGATATCTGCTCTTTTTCACGGTAATAATCTGCAAGAAACCAGTAATCCTCAGTACAGTAGGGTTGTTCGAGTTTGATCACATTGTTTACACATTTCTCCATCTCCTCGTAGCGTCCGGAACTTCGCAGGTGATGATAATAATCGCGGAGAATTTCGGTATTTTCCGGAGCCATGGAGAGTGCGGTCTGAAAAAGCTTTTCTGCTGTGTCAAAATCTTTTTTTTCTGAGCAGGCTAAAGCTTTGACTCTGAATGCCTCAGGATCGATTGGAGAAATATCCAGTGCTTTATCTGCACATTCAATTGCTTTGTCATAGTCTTCTGCGTTAAGAACAACGTAGGCAAGGTCCACATAGCCTACAGGCGAATTGGGATAAAGACGGATTATCTCCTTTGCAAGTGATGAGGCCTGGTCGGGTTTTTCAGCCTGGGAGTAACAGAACACAAGCCTGGAGAGAATGCGGATATTTCGTGGAGACTCTTTTAATGCTTCCTGGTAGAGGAAAATAGCCTTTTCTGCCTGTTCAAGGTAGAGATAATGGTCGGCTAAAAGATCACGGACCTCATCGTAAGCAGGATTCAGCTCGAGAGCAGCCTTGAAGCATTTTTCCGCGTTTTCCCGCTGTCCAGCCCGCTCAAAGGCAAGAGCACCATTACGGAAAGCCTCAGGATTGGAAATCCCTTTGGCACTGAGTTCCTTGAAAAGCTCTATAGCTTTCCCGATCTCATTTATCTCAGTGTAATACCATATCAGAGATGAGATTATCAGTTCGTTTTCCGGATGAAATTGATGGGCACGGAAGAGATATCGGGCGCCTTTAGCGACCTGGTCCTTCATGGCATAAGCATAAAAGAGCCCCAGAAGACAGTCTGCATTGGTCTTGTCGATTTTCAGGCCTTTGTGAAGGCAGGGGATAGCCTTATCTGGCTGGTTCTGCTCAGTATAGATCCGGGAGAAGAGAACATATATCTCCCACTCATCACCGTAGATTCTGCTGTATTCGTCAAGAATCTTCAGTGCCTCATCGTGGAGTCCCAGTTCTATAAGCTCCTGGGTTTTATCGATCAGCTCGGAAAAATCCAGCCATTCATCCATCCGCTTACTAATCCCCGTTCTCTTTATCAAGACTGCTTAAAATCATATTAGGGAATTTTCTGCGGAAAATGTTGTCAATCAACCAGACAACCGCAAATCCGGTGATAAAGGAGACCCCGGTTGTAAAAACGGCGAGTGGGGTATCTGCTTTTTGAGGTGAGATAATGTACCAGGTGATTATTGTCGCTAAAGCCATGATAAGTGGAATCCCGAACACTATCAGTGCCCCTATAGCTTCATTCAGAATATAGCGCCTGAATCTGACTGTCTGCCCTAACAGATACTCTTCAGCCCTGTCTGTGACAACAGTTATTTTTTTTACGCTGCTGTTCCCGCCGCAGGCGCCACAGCCGATCTGGCATTGTTCAGTGTTACAATCAGGATTCACAGCCAGAAACAGTCGGTTTTGTTTCTTCTGGAATATCTTTCCCTCATTTTCTTCTACAGAGATAAAAAAAAACATAATTGCAATTATTCCCTAAAAAATGCTGCCGGAACTATGAAATACGATCGAGTCGTTTAAATAATAATAGCGGTCTATGGCAGTACTGAGATTACAGAGAATCTCATAGGCAATTGTATTTCCCATCGAAGCGATCTCATCTGGAGTAATACTCTCTCCATTCTGATTCCCCATAATTACCGCCTCATCACCGATCCCGATACATGGCTCCGGCCCCGCATCGACCATGATATAATCCATGGTCACATTTCCTGCTATACGGTATTTCTTACCACGTATAAGTACATAACCTTTGTTGCTTAAAAACCTTGGGACTCCCTGGCCATAACCGGCGTTAATAGTGGCAATCCATGTGGTCTGCTCAGTGATATAATGTGCTCCATAGCTGACTGGTGTGCCGGCCGGAACCTGCTTCATCCTTACAATATATCCTTTCAGTGCGGCTACAGGCTTGAGGTCGAGAGGAAAATCCTGAGCAGGGTCCGGCTTGCAGCCGTAAAGGGCAATTCCAGGGCGGATCAAGGTACACTCGCTTATCCCATGGAGCATAACTGTCGCACTGTTGCCAAAATGTATGTGAACAGGAGAAAGGTTATGAGAGCGGAGGACAGACAGAGCTTTGCGGAAACTTGCTAACTGGCTCTGTACTGTTTCTGTTCCTGGTACATCCGCTGATGTCATGTGAGTAAACACACCCTCAAAGAGCAGATTACCGGAGCTGTTCTGGAGATGTTTCGCGAAGTCTTCCACTTCGGAGGGCAGAAGGCCCATTCGATGCATGCCGGTGTCGATATTCAGATGAAATCTCACCTGAAGTCCCGATTTAATCCAGTTTCTAAGAGTATCTAAACTGTTGCAGGAAAAAAGAATCTCTTTTGTCCAGGCCTCTTTTATCTGTGATGAATCGGCCTCACCCAGAACCAGTATGGGGCTGCTCAATCCTTCTTCCCGCAGAAGAAATGCTTCCTCAGGTCTGGCCACGGCGAAAAAATGGACCCCGCCCTGCTGTTCGAGTGTGCGGGTGATCATTACACTGCCGCAGCCATAGGAACAGTCCTTTACAACCGCAAGTACGCCTGTCCCCGGTGCAATGGAACGAATCTGCCTGAGATTGTGAAGAAGGTTATCCAGAGAGATTTCCACACGGGGAGAAAGTTTAGAGTTCATCAATTTTCGGTCCTGGATCGGGTGATCATTCAATCAAGGGATGAAACACATATTCTGTGCATCACTCTATCTTCTGTTTTACAACCTGCCAGGTCCCTTCGATATTCCTGCGGAAAAAACAACTGAAATAGTTTTCATGGCAGGCGGCACCGGTCTGGTCGATCTTAAAGAGAAGAGCATCACCATCGCAATCAATGTAGACTTCGCGAACTTTCTGAACGTGGCCGGATGTTTCTCCCTTAAACCAGCGTTTCTGGCGGGAGCGGCTGAAATAAACCATCACACCTTTCTCGAGTGTTTCCGCCAGTGTTTCCCGGTTCATGTAAGCAAGCATCAGAACTTCGCTGGTATTATAATCCTGAGCGATAGCTGAAACCAGACCCTTTTCATCAAACTTTACTGCATCAAGAAGATTCATTTGAATACCTTTCTACAGACTGATTGTTCAAATTAAAATAGATCGTGATTTCTCGTAATCATGAAATATTTAACACATCTGCCAGTGCTGTTCTGCGAAGTTGTTTTCAATCCGGCAGAAAAACAGAAACCGGCTTCCGGGAACCCTGGAAGTTATTACACCTGCTGCCTTGTGGATTGCAGAGGTCTTTATTCCCTTATCTGCCCGTTTCCTTTTACTATCCATTTGTAGGTGGTCAGGTCCTCAATTCCCATCGGACCGCGGGCATGCAGCTTGTCAGTTGATATTCCTATTTCACACCCCATGCCGTATTC contains the following coding sequences:
- a CDS encoding epoxyqueuosine reductase QueH, which encodes MSDENSRPDLVLHICCAPDEAWGVHTLRDQYNIRGFFCNPNIDREEEYNLRLEEAKKVAAHYGIPLEADKYDPQSWEESIAPFADTPEGGERCRRCFLLRLRRTADFCKKTGGKLFSTVMSVSPHKSITLLNETGSASAVEYGITYECLNLKKNDGFRKSVLLSKELGLYRQDYCGCRLSRKERDLRIQKKKASSASLPC
- the hisI gene encoding phosphoribosyl-AMP cyclohydrolase — protein: MNLLDAVKFDEKGLVSAIAQDYNTSEVLMLAYMNRETLAETLEKGVMVYFSRSRQKRWFKGETSGHVQKVREVYIDCDGDALLFKIDQTGAACHENYFSCFFRRNIEGTWQVVKQKIE
- a CDS encoding SoxR reducing system RseC family protein, which gives rise to MFFFISVEENEGKIFQKKQNRLFLAVNPDCNTEQCQIGCGACGGNSSVKKITVVTDRAEEYLLGQTVRFRRYILNEAIGALIVFGIPLIMALATIITWYIISPQKADTPLAVFTTGVSFITGFAVVWLIDNIFRRKFPNMILSSLDKENGD
- a CDS encoding tetratricopeptide repeat protein translates to MDEWLDFSELIDKTQELIELGLHDEALKILDEYSRIYGDEWEIYVLFSRIYTEQNQPDKAIPCLHKGLKIDKTNADCLLGLFYAYAMKDQVAKGARYLFRAHQFHPENELIISSLIWYYTEINEIGKAIELFKELSAKGISNPEAFRNGALAFERAGQRENAEKCFKAALELNPAYDEVRDLLADHYLYLEQAEKAIFLYQEALKESPRNIRILSRLVFCYSQAEKPDQASSLAKEIIRLYPNSPVGYVDLAYVVLNAEDYDKAIECADKALDISPIDPEAFRVKALACSEKKDFDTAEKLFQTALSMAPENTEILRDYYHHLRSSGRYEEMEKCVNNVIKLEQPYCTEDYWFLADYYREKEQISKSFHFLNKAYKSMPGEKELIPPMVDIMLERGHAGYSLPFLFNYVEDNGWNEVMNEFAHHKRMKSKWAQESIRLLRFFGRSGDYRDYVFSHYLRKFIIGSAILILLLSTVPLYLLWGISGIIFLAVIAGGAIGAYAGTRSLTRKVKASGG
- the alr gene encoding alanine racemase, whose product is MNSKLSPRVEISLDNLLHNLRQIRSIAPGTGVLAVVKDCSYGCGSVMITRTLEQQGGVHFFAVARPEEAFLLREEGLSSPILVLGEADSSQIKEAWTKEILFSCNSLDTLRNWIKSGLQVRFHLNIDTGMHRMGLLPSEVEDFAKHLQNSSGNLLFEGVFTHMTSADVPGTETVQSQLASFRKALSVLRSHNLSPVHIHFGNSATVMLHGISECTLIRPGIALYGCKPDPAQDFPLDLKPVAALKGYIVRMKQVPAGTPVSYGAHYITEQTTWIATINAGYGQGVPRFLSNKGYVLIRGKKYRIAGNVTMDYIMVDAGPEPCIGIGDEAVIMGNQNGESITPDEIASMGNTIAYEILCNLSTAIDRYYYLNDSIVFHSSGSIF